The nucleotide window taccctcatgtgcaatgcacatgactTGATTTTACTAGAAAACTGAACTGTGTTAGGGCCAAAGGACCTAGGGAGCAATGTGATTAATGTATAAAGGATtgtaactgtaattattgaagttaaatggCGAAAATAAGAGATAAAATACAAAAGGTGaaataaaggacgaaaaatgtaatttaccttTAACAAAAATAAGAGATAAAATACAAAAGATGAAATAAAAGAAGCGGAAAAAAATCTTAGTCTCAAAGAATTATGACACAGTGACACAACCAATTCTTATTATTAGGTATAGATGTTCCagatttgtttgttttttttttttttttttttgaacggtgactTTCTTTTTGAGTGACCCAATGTCACACCGCCTAATCGACGGCCCTAGCCAAGTCTGTCCAGacttacgttgtcttaaccgggcccgcGATGGGTTGGCCAGACTTGGTTACGACATTCCCCCGGAAACCGTACTGCCTCCACACGAGAAGCCTCGCTGAAGTAACAACCGGATGAATACCGGGGTGCGGCTCAGGATTGAACCCCCCTCGGTGGGTTTGTCACCATCATTGCCCAATATCCACAGCAACATGACAcaagtgggaattgaacttgagtctccatTGGAAAACCCAAGTCTCCTACCACTAGGCCACAAGTGGGGGGATCGATCCTGAACTTGAGTCTCCATTGGAAAACCCAAGTCTCCTACCATACGGGTTTGTTAACATGATCTATAATTGAACTTACATTTACTCTCGGTTAGTtattattgttatatatttttagtattttaattgttttaacaaaatattattaaaattgTAACTACATAGGATCTTTGTGTACTTTAAAAGAAAAGTTTAGGTACTGAAAGAGAAATCCACTTTGGAAAGGAGAAAATATCCATTCTATTTGTTGAAGAAGCGTTGGACTCCACTTGAAACACCACCTCAAATATTTATCATTTTTATGAAACCCAAATGATTAAATGTTGAATGATATGATTGAAAACATAATAGATATATCATTTTTTTGGCCAATGACTACCAGCTTAGCCGGTAAGAGGTACGAACACAGGTTACGGATTCGATCCTGGGCCAGTGGGGTTCCTGCATGGAGTTTAGGCCAGACCGACCGGGAGGTACCGCATTGCGGGCCGGCGGATTCGAACCTGAGCGGGTACGCCTAGAGGCGGGCAAGGTAACCGGTTGATCCACTCCTTCTAAAAAAAGTTATACCCGCAACCAGATTAAACCCTTAAAATTTATAGCTCACTAAGATCAATAAACaaccaataaaataaaaagaTCTGAATGAAAGGTAAATAGTTATAACTTAAATACATTATTACGTATATTCTCCTAACCCTTCAtactaaaaaaaaaagaaaattatcgATCTTATGGTGTTATTGATAATAAGAATTCTTAAATGGATAATGACAAACATGTAACAATTCATATGCATGCACATCCATAGGCATATAGACATGTACTTGCGCACACGTGTGCTAGTGTGTGTATAAGAAGGTGAACAAAAGTTGATTGCtatttttgattatgttgttcaAAATTACTTTTTGTGGGTATGTTTTAGTCAAGGAATCCTATTATGCAATTGTATGTAAGGCTTACCCATTATGCAATTGTATGTAAGGCTTTAAATACGGGCGATCTCATagttaaatttatattaaaacatAGTTTTTAAACTGATAATAATCATTAATTAGTTAGCAGAAAATCACGTATCAATTACATCAAGTCTTCAAATTGACCTAAAACGATCAAATAAAAACATAATGGGTCATTTAGGGTCCATAGGGTGCCAGTTCAATAAGTAGGAGAGCTAGCTACGCTAAGTGACTCCTCGGGATCTTTCTATCAAAGCTTTAACATGTCAACATGATATACATGCTAAAAAGCCAGCTACACAAAGTGAGTCATAGTTTGATCAAATGACGAGTTAACAGTCCAAATAAAACGTTCGATAATTATCATCAAACCACATTTTATCATCAAACATGCACATCAACTTTAATCGTAAATAAACGTCAATTGTGAAGCAAACTTTACCGTCAACTGCTCGCTTAActtcaatcaacaatcaattaacTTTTAAACATCAAATATATAATATTAAACGTACAACATTAATCCTTAACTTCCAATAATCACGCACCTCGTCACTAGCCACTGCCCAACACTTCTCAGATTCTCCCTCTCATGATCATATTCTCTATCCTGGATTTCTCCCTCCACTTTTAATCATTATGAGAAGAGAGGGAGGGACCGATCCATTAGTTTAAATGAGAACTAGGGTGGGTTGTTAATCTACCTTATGTCCCATCTTTCAAATTCAAACCATTGAATTATCTCTTAATCCTTCTAAATCAACTTGGTAAACCTTGTAGTTAACTTATAGTTATCATCATCCATAAATACCAACTACATTTTATTaactaatatatatacacactcatTTAAAATTGAGTGCTACATCTGTAAACCAAATGGGTAAAAAATGACACTTATGTTCCAACTTTGTTGAATTTCAGCAAGCAATAGCTtcttaataaaaaataaacattatAATTTTCACGGTGAACAAAAGAAACGAATATGGCATAAGTTGAAAATGAAGGTAGGACTAAGATAAACTTGGGTGTATGACTACATTCATATAAACTTGGGTATGACCACATTCATTGTACTTCACAAAATGTAGAGTGACTTTTGAGATTGTTATGCTTTAACTGTAAACATCACCATAACTCCATAATTTAGTCTCATTGTCCATTTGTGTAATGTCTTCTATAGTTAATTACTTATAAATAACTCCAACTTTATAAAAAAAGTAATgtgttttaataaaatatatatgacATGTTTTTCTCCTAAATAACTATAAAATACTTGTAAATGTGTCTATGCGTTATATGTGCACCCTATCTGATTGAGAATTTAGAACGAAAGTTTTCCAGGATCTTCTCATGCTGCCCAAGTATTTGTATCTTATTCTTTACCTCAGCACAACAACTTTTTTAAACAATTctcattttttttcaaatttacTGAAACTCTATGGATTATCGTGATTGTCTTGAATTCATAATTATTTATAACAATTAAATGGAACATTATGTGGATTTTCAGTTTCATGTAAAAGTTTAAAATAAATGAATTAcctttttttataaattctttgTGTTTAAAGTTGATTTGAAGTTTCATAAAATTTTGTTTATATTATTAGCTTCTTAGGCTAGTCGGTATGAGGTTCGGCCCCGGTTCGTCGCGGTCCGGCGCCGCTGGGCACACCGTGCCGCCCCCATCCCGTCCCGGCCTCTCCGTCCCTTCTCTGCCGTTGGAGACGGTCCAAAAAAGTGGGGCCCCCAAGTAACTTTTGAccgttaaaataaaaaaaaaaaaacaaaatttccaTAATTTGAAAAATGCCAAACGGtcatatttttaaaatatataaatttaactTCCATTTTCACTTTCAATCACCAAATTAACCCCAAAATTTCACCTCTttctcacataatttttatacacCTTCTTCCACTATTCTATAAACCTTCTTCCACATAATTTTCATGGATCCGTTCAACAACCCGGAGAACCCGAACACTTCGAACAACCCGAATACTCCCAACAATCCGACCCAACCTAATGTTTTTTCGATTCCGGGATATTATCCAACGctagaaccgaaccaattctcgCAATATTCATCGAACGCGTTTGCTTCATTCCAACACTCGCCAAACCAATTCGCTCAAATCTCCCAAAATCAAGCCCTTCAACAAATGATGATGCGGGGTGCTTGGAACTTCCCACCCGTTCAACCTCAACCGATCCCCACACCACCCGTTCAACCTCAACCGATCCCGACCCAATCCGAACCCGAAGACGATGTGGAGATTGTTCCCGAAACCCAACCGCCTAAAGGGAAAGGAAAACGAAACAAAGGCAAACAAGTGGTGGGTGATCAACCGTCGAAACCGAAGGCGACTAAGTGGATCCCAATCGAAAAAGAAGCCTTAGCTAAGGCTTTCATTGGCACTTCTGACAACCCGATAAAAGGTTCGTAATTTTTTAAAGGTCCGATTGGCGAATGAGAAAATCCGAATTTCCGATGAAAAAATTCGGCTCAAGGAATGGAAAATAATAACGATGAATGTCGAGGACGAACCTGAGCcgaaacgttcgatgttgaaaaaattacaacacgacatcatgaaaaaacatcaaattatttaactctatgtttatttttattaagtctttgttttttttttatgttttttttatatttatgtaatgtgggtttaatattaatgaaaatattttgttagtatatttgttaaatgttaaaaaaaaatagaatactaaaaaaaataaaaaaaacataaaaagtggtggaggactatgactaggaccatcctaccatgccctctagttttggaggatggaccATCTTAGAGAGGAATGTGACGTGCCGCCTACGtagcggatcatcctccaaggatggtctatcaccataccttgtagtcttaaaacttattttggtTAAAGTATGAAAGatataatttttataattaaCTGATCGATGTAGATATATAATAGATATTAAACAATACAGTACAAACCAAGTCTACATAAACTTTAAAATTTAGTCATTATAATATGATGGGATTTTATTTTATTGATTGGTCTTCCAATAAAAACATTGTTAAAAGTTATTGTTGATTAACAATTTTATAATCTATATTTTGGTTGTATCTTACAGTGTCACGTGTTACAATTTTGTAGGCACAATAAAAGGATGTTCCTGTTATTCTTATTTCACCCAAAATAGTTAAATTAAAAATTTTAGAAAGTTTTTTAAACCTTTATGAAACTCAAAATGGTTTTTGATTTCATTTCCTTTCTTACAACTATTATCCAACGACATAAAAAAGATTTCAAATATTTTTAGTTGCAAACATTAAATATCATATTATATTCCAAaactagtgctaatacccgcgaatttcgcggtgttgagaaatgatatgttttttttttttttttgaaaaaaatacgATTATACTGATGATAAAAAAACTGTATGCATGAACGTACTATTGAAATTTGAAGTTGATACGATTTGATTTTCTGGTTATAATGGCAATCTGATtttaaaatagataaaataaCAAACGCATTGTACCGGAAACGTAAATAAAGGGTGATCGAAAAGTTATTGTAAGGTAATTGTTTTTTCGGATTTTAAATAAAAAGTGAAAGCCTATTACTATAGCACTTATGCTTGCTGGAGTTTCGTAACCAATAACTTGGAATTCGCTTTCGACCAGTTGAAGAAACAATCGTCACCTAAGGAAATATGTTCAGCTTCAATTATATCATGCCATCCAACAACACCGTACCTATGTTagataaaatatgaaaaaaaatgtTACTAATTCATATACGAATACAGTGAaagttaaataataaataagataataaatTGATTGACAAACCTTATTTGACCATCAATATTGTGTGTACGAAGATTCTTAACCCAAGTATTTCCTTTAACAACTTTGATGTTTACTTCAGAAAACTCATTTAAACCACTTATGTCAGTAATCAATTTGGGAAGGATCTACATTTTGTAAGCACATTAAAAATATGTtaatgttattaaatgaaaaaaactaaaaataaaaaaaaaattaaacataaaaAAGCATAGTAGAATACCAATTCATTAGATACTGTCATTGCAAAAAAAGGATAGTTAGGATCGTCACTAACTTGTCGATAACCTTCAACATTGGTGATATGTTCATATTCTTGCTCAATCAAAGGAGTGTTGTTTAACAAAACTTGACGACCGTGCTTATTGAATATGGTAATATTAAAATCTTTCACGTCGTTTATTTTAAAACACAAAATATCGCCAGGATTTAACCTGAGATCTTCAATaaatttaaaccaaccatcagcaaaacaataatttggacCAATCTTTCTAATACGGACTTCCCATTTATGAATCTCGGATACGTTAAGTATAACCTTGTTATCCGGTAAAGGATAATCAAAATGTTCTGAAAGAAAAGTATCTGGTATAACCTGTAAAGAAATTAATTATTATAAAATGTATGAGTATTATGTTTTACATAAATCGAgaaaaaaacaatataaatctATAATAAAAGTACGTACCATTGGAGTTTGTAAAGGATTTTGAATAATTTTACAAAACGGTTTCCCCCACTCTTGATTTGGATCATGACAGAAAAGCTTGAACTTAAAAGTACGATCACCAAGATAGTTGAAAATAATAAAGAAATATCCATGGCCAAAGTAATTTAAAACCTCAGGCCATCCATCCGTGAAGTAGAATACATCTTCTAATAATTTGATGCGAACACGCCATGAATGCTTTTCATCAAATTTAAGGCTAACAGTTGAGGATTGTAACTTATTCGTCCATATAAATCTACTCATACATATAGGTATAGCctgaaaaccaaaaaaaaaaatttatggaAAATTTCTTTAGAATAAAATATCAAACATCAAACAATACTAATAAATAGTTTATAAAGTTATGTACCTGTTGAAGGGATAGTGGATCAAGTAGAGTTATGATGAAATACGGACCATGACGATACATCTTCACCCAAACACGACAGTTGAGAAAGAATACTAACAATCGAATACTAATAGCAACACATAGAATGAAAGAAAAAAATATCAGCATGTATTTATATGAGAAAATTGGAAATAAAATTTAAGATACTATAGAATCAAAAATTCTTATAACTATTTatgtaaataataataaactCAATATTGTACAAAAGTATAGAAATTAATGTAATTATTGTAAATGTGTTTTAAAAATAGCAAAAGATTTACAAAATATTGCTAGTAATAAAAATTTAACATAATAAAAGGTTTTACGAAATATTAGTACTAATTAGtgaatatatatttttgtatgaTATTCAAATACATAATGGGTAAAATAAAAAACATTAGTTTAATATTATTACATAAATAACGGATATATGTCAAAAATTAAAATCGATacttaaattaaaaataaaatataaactaTAATCATCACATATCATATCAAAGATCCTGCAACACTCCATCACCTTCAATCAACATTCACTTGTCTCAAGAAACCTAAACCGACGGTGAAGAAGAAATTTGGTAAAGTAAGTTTACATCCATATTTTCCGATCATTTTATCGGAAATCTCCTCTTTGATTCACACACTTATTATCATCTGAGTTGAACGCCAATTTCCGGGTTAAGTGACTTCACCGAAGTATTTCCGGTGATTGTTGACGGTTTACACATGAAATCAGGTTTTTCAGTTTTATGAAATTAAATGTTGTGTATCTTATGTGTATCTAAAATAAATTAGATCGTATTGCATGTGTTTGAAAATATATAATTTCTGTTAATAAGATGATTTGGTTGATATATTTTGTGCATCTTATTGTGAAAATTAAAAATTCTTGATTAACATTGTATTTTGGATCATTGATTAGGTTATAACATTAAAAAACTTGAATAACAATGTTATTTATTGTGTACCTTATGTTTATCTAAAACGGATTACATTTAATTGTTTGTCTTTGAAAGTATAAAATTTAGGTTACTATACTTATTTGGTTGATATAGTTTGTGAATGCTATTGTGAAAAAAATTATGGTTAGATGATGAGATAACAGTTGCTTTGTTATTGTTTATAtgtatattgtatattgtattATACTATAttgtaaacaaatatatacatcATTGGTTACAGGTATATAAAGATGAGTTCCTCATGCATAACTGTGTTAGATGATGATTACTCGATGAAACTGGTATGTTACAATTGTTAGAAAATAAAGTAAATCTAATTTGTGTTAGTTAATATCTTTAACATAAATTTAACAACAGGTACTGCCAATTGACTTTGTTAAGAGTGTATACGGTGATTATTGGCAAAGAACTAAAGTAGTGATACATCATGAAAGTGAAAGAAGTTGGACAGTTTATTTGAGAAGTATAAGCGGGGAATCGGTTATAACTGATGGTTGGAAAAATGTCGTAAGGGATCTTCAGTTGAAAAAACAGACATTGTTGCGCTTAAGGATAATGAAAGATAAAGATATTCACATTGATTGTTTCGTCAACAACATATGTGGTGAATCTTTCGTAACAGTAAACCGTCACGGCATTTTAAAGATAATAGTAAGTATACaactatatat belongs to Helianthus annuus cultivar XRQ/B chromosome 5, HanXRQr2.0-SUNRISE, whole genome shotgun sequence and includes:
- the LOC110944219 gene encoding sporozoite surface protein 2-like produces the protein MDPFNNPENPNTSNNPNTPNNPTQPNVFSIPGYYPTLEPNQFSQYSSNAFASFQHSPNQFAQISQNQALQQMMMRGAWNFPPVQPQPIPTPPVQPQPIPTQSEPEDDVEIVPETQPPKGKGKRNKGKQVVGDQPSKPKATKWIPIEKEALAKAFIGTSDNPIKGS